The region CGAGTTGGCTAAAGGGGACGGACTGTAAATCCGTTGGCTACGCCTTCACTGGTTCGAATCCAGTCTCCTCCACCATTTGCGGAAGTGGCTCAGTGGTAGAGCATCGCCTTGCCAAGGCGAGGGTCGCGGGTTCGAATCCCGTCTTCCGCTCCATTTTTCAATAAAAAGGGTAACTAAAGATTAAATATAAACATAATATGATAACAAATCAATAATTAGTAATTAGTATGCGGGTGTAGCTCAGTGGTAGAGCCCCAGCCTTCCAAGCTGGTTGCGAGGGTCCGATTCCCTTCACCCGCTCCAAGTCATATAAAAAAATGGCGGCATAGCCAAGTGGTAAGGCATAAGCAGAGAACCCAAATCTTTGATTTGGTGTGAATCGCTTAGTCGGGCCGTTGGCTTTAAGATAAACTTTTTTATTAAATAAGTTTAAATGGCGGCATAGCCAAGTGGTAAGGCAGAGGTCTGCAAAACCTTTATCCCCAGTTCAAATCTGGGTGCCGCCTCCATAATATAATATATTACATGTACCTATAGCTCAACTGGATAGAGTGCTTGACTACGAATCAAGAGGTTCAGGGTTCGAGTCCCTGTAGGTACACCAGAAAAACCTTGCTTATTTTGCAAGGTTTTTTTAAAATTAATACTTTTATTTGTTCATCTATTTTCCATCTATTATTACATTAGCTATAAATCATTTAATCAACCTCCATATTCATGTTAAATTATTATATAATATAATTAATTATTAATAAAGAAGAAGGAATTTACAAATATAATTAGAAGTATATATATGGGAGGTTGATATAGAAATGTTTAAATGTAAAGATTCTATAATAAAAATAGTCAAAGGAGATATAACAGTACAAAAAGTAGATGCAATAGTTAATGCTGCTAATAGTACACTTCTTGGAGGAGGAGGGGTAGATGGGGCTATACATAAAGCAGGTGGTCCTGAAATATTGGAGCAATGTAAAAGAATAGGGGGATGTCCTACAGGAGAAGCTAGAATTACTACGGCAGGTAAAATGGCTAGTAAATATGTTATACATACGGTAGGGCCAATATACAAAAACGGAAAAAATAGAGAAGGAGAACTTCTTTATAATGCCTATTATAATTCTTTAATCCTTGCCAGAGAATATAATCTAAAATCTATTGCTTTTCCATCGATTTCTACAGGTGCTTATGGGTATCCTATAAAAGAAGCAGCGGAAATAGCCATAGAAGCTGTTATTGATTTTATAGAAGATAATGATTTTGTAATAGATATAACATTTGTATTATTTAATGAATCAGATTATAATATTTACGAAAAAAAGCTATCAACTATACTTAACAAATAAACAATACGAATGTAATATTATGTAAAATGGAATTTTTTGTTGACTTTTCATCCTATTTAATATAATATTTTATTAGATTGCAAAAAAATTAAGGAAGTGTTGAAAATGCTTGGAGCTACTCATAAATTAATAGCTACTAATATTTA is a window of Anaerosalibacter sp. Marseille-P3206 DNA encoding:
- a CDS encoding O-acetyl-ADP-ribose deacetylase produces the protein MFKCKDSIIKIVKGDITVQKVDAIVNAANSTLLGGGGVDGAIHKAGGPEILEQCKRIGGCPTGEARITTAGKMASKYVIHTVGPIYKNGKNREGELLYNAYYNSLILAREYNLKSIAFPSISTGAYGYPIKEAAEIAIEAVIDFIEDNDFVIDITFVLFNESDYNIYEKKLSTILNK